In one Verrucomicrobiota bacterium genomic region, the following are encoded:
- the pdxA gene encoding 4-hydroxythreonine-4-phosphate dehydrogenase PdxA — MKSVPTLAITLGDPAGIGPEVVLKALHDPDVRGLAKMIVVGDRAALDPTETQCGLKVTELPGVFLDEPGVLEGWFELGKLSERCGRAALAYVRRATELCRSGVADAMVTAPLNKEAVTRSGLSFTGHTEYIAELCGVTEPRMLLINDRLRVLHVTTHCSLRQACDVTTQEIVTTLRLGHEAVVRLGLPRRRIAVCGLNPHAGEGGLFGDEDQTTIAPAIAAARTEGIDCFGPFPADTIFLKALQGAFELVVAMYHDQGHIPMKLLDFENTVNVSLGLPIIRTSVDHGTAFDIAGQNKAKAENMKAALKLAVRLARNRPS; from the coding sequence GTGAAAAGCGTTCCGACCCTCGCCATCACACTCGGCGATCCCGCCGGCATCGGCCCGGAGGTCGTGCTCAAGGCATTGCACGATCCGGACGTGCGCGGCCTGGCCAAGATGATCGTGGTCGGTGACCGGGCAGCGCTCGACCCGACGGAGACTCAGTGTGGCCTGAAGGTGACTGAACTGCCGGGCGTGTTTCTCGACGAACCCGGCGTGCTTGAGGGTTGGTTCGAACTGGGCAAACTGAGTGAGCGCTGCGGCCGCGCCGCGTTGGCGTATGTCCGCCGGGCCACTGAACTTTGTCGGAGCGGCGTGGCCGATGCGATGGTCACGGCGCCATTGAACAAAGAGGCTGTCACCCGGAGCGGCTTGAGCTTCACGGGTCACACAGAGTACATCGCGGAGCTTTGCGGCGTGACCGAACCGCGCATGCTCCTGATCAACGATCGCCTGCGTGTTTTGCACGTCACGACGCACTGTTCTCTCCGCCAGGCCTGTGATGTGACGACCCAGGAAATCGTCACCACGCTTCGGCTCGGCCACGAAGCGGTCGTCCGGCTGGGTCTGCCCCGACGGCGCATCGCTGTTTGCGGGTTGAATCCTCACGCCGGGGAAGGCGGTCTGTTCGGCGACGAAGATCAAACCACGATCGCTCCGGCAATTGCGGCGGCCCGGACCGAAGGCATTGACTGCTTCGGCCCGTTTCCGGCCGATACGATCTTCCTGAAGGCGCTGCAAGGCGCGTTTGAGTTGGTGGTGGCGATGTATCACGATCAAGGCCACATCCCGATGAAGCTCCTCGACTTCGAGAACACCGTGAACGTCTCCCTGGGCCTGCCGATCATTCGAACTTCGGTTGATCACGGGACCGCGTTCGACATTGCCGGCCAAAACAAGGCCAAAGCAGAGAACATGAAGGCGGCGCTGAAGCTCGCCGTCAGGCTCGCGCGAAATCGGCCCTCTTGA
- a CDS encoding type II secretion system protein, which yields MRALHGASSHLPILKPMKTIRRCFAFTLIELLVVIAIIAILAGMLLPALARAKFRTKVTNCISNYRQWGLAVNVYATDDDKGRLPAYRMPRTGLNPWDVSINMATNLEPYGLTVPMWYCPTRPADFADAQRWFRTQNKGEGSMTIADLNKYFVRQYGNFAIIWQCWWVPRPLDDGTMFPTPTTSGTYTRTKDGWPTRLEDPMASFQPVITDLCLAEGTRNTNVANARAGHPVNNRPQSVNLAFADGHVETRNFKQLQWQQSGNWTTFY from the coding sequence ATGCGGGCTTTACATGGAGCCTCTTCGCACTTACCAATACTCAAGCCTATGAAAACAATCCGCCGCTGTTTCGCCTTCACTCTGATTGAGCTCCTCGTCGTCATCGCCATCATCGCGATTCTTGCGGGCATGCTCTTGCCGGCGCTGGCGCGCGCCAAGTTCCGCACCAAGGTGACGAACTGTATTTCGAACTACCGGCAGTGGGGCCTCGCCGTGAACGTGTACGCCACGGACGATGACAAAGGCCGCTTGCCGGCCTACCGCATGCCGCGCACAGGCCTCAATCCCTGGGATGTCTCGATTAACATGGCGACGAATCTTGAGCCTTACGGCCTGACGGTCCCGATGTGGTATTGCCCAACACGGCCCGCCGACTTTGCGGACGCCCAAAGATGGTTTCGGACTCAGAACAAAGGGGAAGGCTCCATGACCATTGCGGACCTGAACAAGTACTTTGTCCGGCAATACGGAAACTTCGCCATCATCTGGCAATGCTGGTGGGTCCCGCGTCCGCTGGACGACGGCACGATGTTTCCGACGCCCACCACCTCCGGAACTTACACCCGCACCAAAGATGGCTGGCCGACGCGGCTGGAAGATCCCATGGCTTCATTTCAACCTGTGATTACGGACCTCTGCCTTGCCGAAGGAACGCGGAACACAAATGTGGCCAATGCCCGCGCTGGCCATCCCGTGAACAATCGCCCGCAAAGCGTGAACCTCGCCTTCGCCGATGGACACGTCGAGACTCGAAACTTCAAGCAACTGCAATGGCAGCAGTCCGGCAATTGGACGACGTTCTATTGA